Proteins found in one Sphingomonas sp. SORGH_AS_0879 genomic segment:
- a CDS encoding efflux RND transporter periplasmic adaptor subunit, with the protein MSSNRLLGRVLASGALLALAACGSGGKQQQQAPQGPAPVGYVVASEQPVTLTTELPGRTTAFETSDVRPQVNGLITQRLFVEGDVVRQGQPLYRIDPAPYQAQVASARAALTRAQASIASSAALARRYGELVKINAIARQEYENAQTSAAQARADVAAQQAALRTAQIDLGRTTIRAPITGRIGRSVFTTGALVSASQTQALATIQRLDPIYVDIQEPSAELLKLRRQIMSGQLTRDGNARVKLTLEDGSDYGAQGTLRFADVTVDPTTGSQVIRALFPNPNGLLLPGMFVRASLVEGTQSKAFLVPQRAVSRDEKGQATVMVIGAGNKVEPRTLQTGRSVGDNWIVTSGLKPGDKIIVEGGMMLRPGMPVQGKPWDPNAKPAGASPQAGQAQVQAK; encoded by the coding sequence ATGTCCTCCAATCGGCTTCTCGGTCGTGTGTTGGCATCCGGCGCCTTGCTCGCACTGGCCGCCTGCGGCAGCGGTGGCAAGCAGCAGCAGCAGGCGCCCCAGGGGCCGGCCCCTGTCGGTTATGTGGTGGCGAGCGAACAGCCTGTCACCCTCACGACCGAGTTGCCGGGCAGGACCACCGCCTTCGAAACCTCCGATGTGCGCCCGCAGGTCAACGGCCTGATCACCCAGAGGCTGTTCGTCGAGGGTGACGTGGTCCGTCAGGGGCAGCCGCTATACCGTATCGACCCCGCGCCCTACCAGGCCCAGGTCGCCAGTGCCCGCGCCGCGCTGACCCGTGCGCAGGCGAGCATCGCGTCGAGCGCCGCGCTGGCGCGCCGCTATGGCGAGCTGGTCAAGATCAACGCGATCGCCCGCCAGGAATATGAGAACGCGCAGACCAGCGCGGCGCAGGCGCGTGCCGATGTGGCGGCCCAGCAGGCCGCCTTGCGCACCGCGCAGATCGATCTGGGGCGCACCACCATCCGGGCGCCGATCACCGGCCGGATCGGGCGTTCGGTCTTCACGACCGGCGCGCTGGTGTCCGCCTCGCAGACCCAGGCGCTGGCCACCATCCAGCGGCTCGACCCCATCTATGTCGACATCCAGGAGCCGAGCGCCGAACTGCTGAAGCTGCGTCGGCAGATCATGAGCGGTCAGTTGACCCGCGACGGCAATGCCCGCGTCAAGCTGACGCTGGAGGACGGTAGCGACTATGGTGCCCAGGGCACGTTGCGCTTCGCCGACGTCACCGTCGACCCGACGACCGGATCGCAGGTGATCCGCGCGCTGTTCCCCAACCCCAACGGCCTGTTGCTGCCCGGCATGTTCGTGCGCGCCTCGCTGGTCGAGGGGACTCAGTCCAAGGCGTTCCTGGTGCCGCAGCGCGCGGTCAGCCGCGATGAGAAGGGGCAGGCGACGGTCATGGTGATCGGCGCGGGCAACAAGGTCGAGCCGCGCACGCTCCAGACCGGCCGGTCGGTCGGCGACAACTGGATCGTCACCAGCGGCCTGAAGCCCGGGGACAAGATCATCGTCGAGGGCGGCATGATGCTGCGTCCGGGCATGCCGGTGCAGGGCAAGCCATGGGATCCCAACGCCAAGCCCGCCGGCGCATCGCCGCAAGCGGGCCAGGCACAGGTACAGGCGAAGTAA
- a CDS encoding TetR/AcrR family transcriptional regulator, producing MLNTDCQPRSRAEMRRHNIKEVARRLFVENGFHATGIAAIAKESGVAVQQLYRDFPSKEDIIAAIVAADCERIADQDTLNTALADRDRAGIIAWLVSTPCRKDECGDRLFLEIAAEAARNERINAIFQDVRAQAFENISRAFAGLMGSDTVESEHRTLAQAFMIISLGSVCARTLHQEAVKPASDLLIDCLIEGTK from the coding sequence GTGTTGAATACCGACTGCCAGCCCCGGTCGCGCGCCGAGATGCGCCGACACAATATCAAGGAGGTGGCCCGGCGCCTGTTCGTCGAGAATGGCTTCCACGCGACGGGAATCGCCGCGATCGCCAAGGAATCGGGCGTCGCCGTTCAGCAGCTATACCGCGACTTTCCGTCGAAGGAGGACATCATCGCCGCGATCGTCGCGGCGGATTGCGAACGCATCGCGGACCAGGACACGCTCAACACGGCGCTGGCCGACAGGGATCGTGCGGGGATCATCGCCTGGCTCGTGTCGACGCCTTGCCGCAAGGACGAATGCGGCGACCGGCTGTTCCTGGAGATCGCGGCGGAGGCGGCGCGTAACGAGCGGATCAATGCGATCTTCCAGGACGTTCGGGCCCAGGCGTTCGAGAATATCAGCCGCGCCTTTGCCGGACTGATGGGCAGCGATACGGTGGAGAGCGAACACCGCACCCTCGCCCAGGCCTTCATGATCATCTCCCTCGGCTCGGTCTGTGCGCGGACGCTCCATCAAGAGGCGGTGAAGCCGGCCAGCGACCTTTTGATCGACTGCCTGATCGAAGGGACAAAATAG
- a CDS encoding OmpA family protein, which translates to MTISTWSNRTARAIAAGMIGLAITACQPGGGAPAGNEAAAVEADGAAENNAAMPGNDLAAAEPEEAKKSIIRPDIAPSPTPTPPAGPVEMTIPFPAKGAQMDQAGMAQLDTLLADPVLALGGPITIWGHSDSTGSDAANLLASRHRAEAARDYLVKMGVAADRITVVALGEARPVAPNRKLDGSDDPEGRDKNRRVEIKVDLPKTAPVGEANEVP; encoded by the coding sequence ATGACGATATCGACATGGAGCAACCGGACCGCGCGCGCCATCGCGGCGGGCATGATCGGCCTGGCCATCACCGCCTGCCAGCCGGGCGGCGGCGCGCCCGCCGGTAACGAGGCGGCGGCGGTCGAAGCCGATGGAGCGGCCGAGAATAATGCGGCGATGCCCGGCAACGACCTGGCGGCGGCCGAACCGGAAGAGGCCAAGAAGTCGATCATCCGCCCGGATATCGCACCCTCGCCGACCCCGACGCCGCCCGCCGGGCCGGTCGAGATGACCATTCCCTTCCCCGCCAAGGGGGCGCAGATGGACCAGGCGGGCATGGCGCAGCTCGACACGCTGCTGGCCGATCCGGTCCTGGCCCTGGGCGGGCCGATCACGATCTGGGGGCATAGCGACTCGACCGGCTCGGATGCGGCCAACCTGCTCGCGTCCCGCCACCGCGCGGAGGCGGCGCGGGACTATCTGGTCAAGATGGGCGTCGCTGCCGACCGGATCACCGTCGTGGCGCTGGGCGAAGCCCGCCCCGTGGCGCCCAACCGCAAGCTCGACGGCTCGGACGATCCGGAAGGCCGCGATAAGAACCGGCGCGTGGAGATCAAGGTGGACCTGCCCAAGACAGCGCCGGTCGGGGAGGCGAACGAGGTGCCCTGA
- a CDS encoding efflux RND transporter permease subunit: MSRYFIDRPIFAYVLAVLVVIAGLLSLRTLPIAQFPAIAPPAVSITATYPGADAQTLENTTTQIIEQQMKGIDHLRYFSSSSSSAGSVTITLTFEQGTDPDIAQVQVQNKLQAATPLLPQEVQRQGIIVAKATQNFLLFVGLYSENGKHDADDLADIVASRISDPLSRVTGVGDTQIFGSQYAMRIWVDPIKLNNYALTMADVTNAVTAQNAQVSAGQIGAQPAPKEQMLNATVSVSSRLTSPEQFAQIRLKSNTDGSIVRLGDVARVAIGAENYAFSAQWNGKPASGIGIKLAPGANALDTVVAVKERVNALAKEFPSDVKVIFPYDTSPFVRLSIEQVIETLVEAVVLVFLVMFLFLQNFRATLIPTIAVPVVLTGTFAVLAAFGYSINTLTLFGMVLAIGLLVDDAIVVVENVERLITTEHLSPKEAARKSMDEITGALIGIAAVLSAVFLPMAFFGGSTGVIYRQFSITIVSAMVLSVAVALILTPALCATILKPHDPNKGEGHGPLARFFRWFNDKFDRGRDRYEKGARSTARRWGRSLIAYALIVAGMAFLFMRLPSGFLPDEDQGVMIALVQGPPGATTARTQKGLDLVRDHFLSDAGSAIRGVYTINGFSFAGQGQNSGIAFIPMKEWKDRPGAQNKAQAIIGRAMGAFARYNDGLIFAVIPPAVQELGNATGFDMQLVDESGIGHDKLLAARNMLLGMASQNKSLVGVRPNALDDAPQLKVNVDQDKARALGLDLSTVNSTIATAWGGSYVNDFIDRGRVKRVYIQADAAYRMAPEDIGDLYVRGSTGTMAPFTAFSNVSWKQGPMQLTRYNGQPSMEILGQAAPGVASGAAMRAMEEMQAKLPPGTRLDWTGLSYEEQLSGGQAPALYGLSLLIVFLCLAALYESWSVPISVMLVVPLGVVGALLAALLTGLNNDIYLQVGLITTIGVSAKNAILIVEFAEERMREGYNAFDAAIEAAKLRLRPILMTSLAFIFGVFPLAIANGAGAGGQNAIGRAVVGGMFSATILAIFFVPMFFVVVMRLFDRSKNRKAEGDTQPRDDGHSDTPSVQGV, translated from the coding sequence ATGTCACGCTATTTCATCGATCGCCCGATCTTCGCCTATGTGCTGGCGGTGCTGGTCGTCATCGCCGGCCTGCTCTCGCTGCGCACGCTGCCGATCGCGCAGTTCCCGGCGATCGCGCCGCCCGCGGTGTCGATCACGGCCACCTATCCGGGCGCCGACGCCCAGACGCTGGAGAACACGACCACCCAGATCATCGAGCAGCAGATGAAGGGGATCGACCACCTTCGCTACTTCTCGTCGTCCTCCTCCTCGGCGGGCAGCGTGACGATCACGCTGACCTTCGAGCAGGGGACCGATCCCGACATCGCGCAGGTGCAGGTCCAGAACAAGCTGCAGGCGGCGACCCCGCTGCTGCCGCAGGAGGTCCAGCGCCAGGGCATCATCGTCGCCAAGGCGACGCAGAATTTCCTGCTGTTCGTCGGTCTCTATTCCGAGAATGGCAAGCATGACGCGGACGATCTGGCCGATATCGTCGCCTCGCGGATTTCCGATCCGCTGTCGCGCGTCACCGGTGTCGGCGACACCCAGATCTTCGGCTCGCAATATGCGATGCGCATCTGGGTCGATCCGATCAAGCTCAACAATTATGCGCTGACCATGGCGGACGTGACCAACGCGGTCACGGCGCAGAACGCGCAGGTTTCGGCGGGCCAGATCGGCGCGCAGCCCGCGCCCAAGGAACAGATGCTCAACGCGACCGTCTCGGTTTCGTCGCGCCTGACCTCGCCAGAGCAGTTCGCCCAGATCCGCCTGAAGAGCAACACCGACGGGTCGATCGTCCGGCTGGGCGACGTCGCGCGCGTCGCGATCGGCGCGGAGAACTACGCCTTCTCGGCGCAGTGGAACGGCAAGCCCGCCTCGGGCATCGGCATCAAGCTGGCCCCCGGCGCCAACGCGCTCGACACCGTCGTTGCGGTCAAGGAGCGGGTGAACGCGCTGGCGAAGGAATTCCCCTCCGACGTCAAGGTCATCTTCCCCTACGACACCTCGCCCTTCGTGCGCCTGTCGATCGAGCAGGTCATCGAGACTTTGGTCGAGGCGGTCGTGCTCGTCTTCCTCGTGATGTTCCTCTTCCTCCAGAATTTCCGCGCCACGCTGATCCCGACGATCGCGGTGCCGGTGGTGCTGACGGGGACGTTCGCGGTGCTGGCGGCGTTCGGCTATTCGATCAACACGCTGACCCTGTTCGGCATGGTGCTGGCCATCGGCCTGCTGGTCGACGACGCGATCGTCGTGGTCGAGAATGTCGAGCGGCTGATCACCACCGAGCATCTGTCGCCCAAGGAGGCGGCGCGCAAGTCGATGGACGAGATCACCGGCGCGCTGATCGGCATCGCGGCGGTGCTGTCGGCGGTGTTCCTGCCGATGGCGTTCTTCGGCGGATCGACTGGCGTAATCTATCGCCAGTTCTCCATCACGATCGTGTCGGCGATGGTGCTGTCGGTCGCGGTCGCGCTGATCCTGACGCCCGCGCTCTGTGCGACCATCCTGAAGCCGCACGACCCCAACAAGGGGGAGGGCCATGGTCCGCTGGCACGCTTCTTCCGCTGGTTCAACGACAAGTTCGACCGTGGTCGTGACCGGTATGAGAAGGGCGCGCGCTCGACGGCCCGGCGCTGGGGGCGTTCGCTGATCGCCTATGCGCTGATCGTCGCAGGGATGGCGTTCCTGTTCATGCGGTTGCCGAGCGGCTTCCTGCCCGACGAGGATCAGGGCGTGATGATCGCGCTGGTCCAGGGACCGCCGGGGGCGACCACGGCGCGGACCCAGAAGGGCCTCGATCTGGTCCGCGACCATTTCCTGAGCGATGCGGGCAGCGCCATTCGCGGCGTCTACACGATCAACGGCTTCAGCTTTGCGGGGCAGGGCCAGAACAGCGGCATCGCGTTCATCCCGATGAAGGAGTGGAAGGACCGCCCCGGCGCGCAGAACAAGGCGCAGGCGATCATCGGCCGCGCGATGGGCGCGTTCGCCCGCTATAATGACGGCCTGATCTTCGCGGTCATCCCGCCCGCCGTCCAGGAACTGGGCAATGCCACCGGCTTCGACATGCAGCTCGTCGACGAAAGCGGCATCGGCCATGACAAGCTGCTGGCGGCGCGCAACATGTTGCTCGGCATGGCGTCGCAGAACAAGTCGCTGGTCGGCGTGCGTCCCAACGCGCTCGACGACGCGCCGCAACTCAAGGTCAATGTCGACCAGGACAAGGCGCGTGCGCTGGGCCTGGACCTGTCGACCGTCAACAGCACGATCGCGACCGCCTGGGGCGGGTCTTATGTGAACGACTTCATTGACCGGGGCCGCGTGAAGCGCGTCTATATCCAGGCCGATGCCGCCTATCGCATGGCGCCCGAGGATATTGGCGACCTCTATGTGCGCGGCTCCACGGGCACGATGGCGCCGTTCACCGCCTTCTCCAACGTCTCGTGGAAGCAGGGGCCGATGCAGCTCACCCGTTATAACGGCCAGCCTTCGATGGAAATCCTGGGCCAGGCCGCGCCGGGCGTGGCGTCGGGGGCCGCGATGAGGGCGATGGAGGAGATGCAGGCGAAGCTGCCGCCCGGCACCCGGCTCGACTGGACCGGCCTCAGCTATGAGGAGCAATTGTCCGGGGGACAGGCGCCTGCGCTCTATGGCCTGTCGCTGCTGATCGTCTTCCTGTGCCTCGCCGCGCTGTACGAAAGCTGGTCGGTGCCGATCTCGGTCATGCTGGTGGTGCCGCTGGGCGTCGTCGGCGCGCTGCTCGCCGCCCTGCTGACCGGGCTGAACAACGACATCTATCTCCAAGTGGGCCTGATCACCACGATCGGCGTGTCGGCGAAGAACGCGATCCTCATCGTCGAATTCGCCGAAGAAAGGATGCGCGAGGGCTATAACGCCTTCGACGCGGCGATCGAGGCGGCCAAGCTGCGCCTGCGGCCCATTCTGATGACCAGCCTGGCCTTTATCTTCGGCGTGTTCCCGCTGGCCATCGCCAATGGCGCGGGCGCGGGCGGCCAGAACGCCATCGGTCGCGCGGTGGTGGGCGGCATGTTCTCGGCGACAATCCTGGCGATCTTCTTCGTGCCGATGTTCTTCGTCGTCGTGATGCGGCTGTTCGACCGCAGCAAGAACCGCAAGGCCGAGGGCGATACGCAGCCGCGCGACGATGGCCACTCCGATACGCCGTCCGTGCAGGGAGTTTGA